Genomic window (Arachis hypogaea cultivar Tifrunner chromosome 13, arahy.Tifrunner.gnm2.J5K5, whole genome shotgun sequence):
CACTTTCTAGTGCCTTCTGCTATGGCATCCGTTATCGAATCTGCCTGGCAGGTATTCtctctttatttcttttcatCTTGTTTTATCCCTTTCAGCTTCTATATTCTTTGCATTCCTCCTTCTTCTCCGTTTCTTCCCCCTAGATTAGTACTAGATTTGCtcctttttctttactttttttaaattttttcatttttttataggcATTATGATCTTGTCTTTTTACATGCGTTTTCACTCGATTTCAGATACAGtaacttatctttttttttccctttttatataaaaaaagttatttatatttttcaacGAGTTGATGATGGTGTGTGTGAGTGTGATATAATGCGTTTGTTCAGGACTGCGTTGTCACATAGGGACCATGATGGGTGTTTGATTGCATTCTGATTTTGACGCTTTTGGTACATAATGCTTGCTAGATCATACTCCATGGatatttcattttaatatttattatattatcacCTTAAGTCTTGCTCAGATGATAATAATTACCAAAAAGGACCCAAGAAATTATGACAGCCGAAAGCATTATACAGTTGAAGTGATGCTCAACATAAGATTTGAGCTGATTCTGATTCACTCACCTACAATAAATTTTTTGAATCTCACATTTTTTATAGTGATGGTTGAAGAGGTTGAAGAGTGACGCAATTCCATGCGATACTAATTTAATTAACAATTTGTTGATGAAAATTTCACAACTTTGTCATAATTTTTTGTAGATCACTATTTTACGATGATAGAAGAATTGATGTTTTTACTTCTTTTTAAATATGCAATGGGTACAAGATATGGAATTTATTGGTTTTTCTGTGCTGCAATTTCAGTATTTGATCACACATTTCAGCGACTTTCAGCTGGCATGTTTGGGCAGTTTCTTTCTACACGAAAGTGTTTTCTTCTTATCTGGACTCCCTTTTATATGGCTTGAGAGGGCTGGGTGGCTGACCAAGTATAAAATTCAGGTTTTCTCTTATTCTGCTTTAAAGTGTAGGATTAGTTTAGTGTTTTTTTTCCCTCCAAGCTAGATATTAGGTGCTTTGTGTTttgttttcatgtttttctccaAAGGACCTTAAGTAATTTGTTTACAGAAGGGAACTGCTACAATGTAGTTGTTTGGTCTTGTTGGACCCAAGCCATAGGATGACTCTTTGTTCTTGATACCAATTATTTGCTTCTTCTCTGTTTTGACATTGtgccaaaaaaataatatattctggCTTCATAAAAACTAAAGTAATGTACTCTTTATTTTAGATGGCCTTGAAATGACACTTCCTGTTGATCGTCAAATGTCAACCTTTTGATATATACTTATATCCAATTTGGGAAAGAATTTGAAACTTTTCTATTGTGCTTATATTCATGTTTCCTCCATTGCATATGCTTGATATGCTGCTCACTAGATCTCTATCCCGATCATATTCCTTCATTTGCTGTATAGTCTGATCAACGCAAAGATTTACAATCGTTGCTAATACTTGTTTTCATGCAGGCAAAAATTAATAGCCCTTCCTCTCAGGGAAAATGTATTATTCGCTTGTTGTTGTATCATTTCGGTGTCAACCTACCTGTTATGATTTTTTCATATCCTGTCTTCACATACATGGGCATGCGAAGTAGTCTTCCACTTCCATCCTGGTATTTTCAGGTTCTTTGGAACATTCTGGTTATTTTGGCCTAATGACTTCTAAAATAGGAATTTTATGTGAACATTTAGAATATATCTTTCTTGAAAGCTTACTTAGAAAGATCGAATTTTGGTTTAACAGGAGAGTAGTTCTAGCTCAAATAATCTTTTACTTCATTTTGGAGGATTTTGTATTCTACTGGGGGCATAGGGTATTGCACACAAAATGGTTGTACAAGCATGTACACAGTGTTCATCATGAGTAAGTATTAATATTATGTGTATTTATGAATTATTTTGCCCTATTACTTAAACTATCAAGGTGTTTTATTATGTTGTGAAGATATGCTACACCATTTGGACTTACTTCTGAATATGCTCATCCTGCGGAGATACTTTTCCTTGGATTTGCTACCATTGTTGGTCCTGCTGTCACTGGGCCTCATTTGATAACTCTTTGGCTATGGATGGTTCTTAGAGTCCTTGAGACAGTTGAGGCACATTGTGGTTACCATTTCCCATGGAGTCCTTCAAATTTCTTGCCATTGTACGGGGGGTGAGTGTCATGTTCCTTTTTCACTTGACATCATCATTTTTTTGGTATATTTAGTTACGACGCTCGTTAAAATCTTGCTTCTTCACTTTTAGTGCTGATTTTCATGATTATCATCACCGGTTGTTGTACACCAAATCCGGAAACTATTCATCAACATTCACTTACATGGACCGGTAAGTTTTCAACGTTCTTTAAATGTATTGGTATTGTTGTTTAGAATATAAGATGGTGTGACTATGAATTGTTAATGCCTTGGATATTCCACTTCTTATGGCTGACAATATTAATGTGACATTTTTTCCGTTATAATAGGATATTCGGAACTGATATAGGATACAGAAAGTTGAAAGCATCCAAGAGTGCAGAAATTGAATTCAGCAgcgaacaaaagaaaaaatgatgGAGCAAGTTCTTAGGAACCCTtgcaaaaattagaattttgaattcTCATCCTGAGGGTAAAATTGAAAAATGTCTTGTATTCAATGTGTTTTTTTGTATTCAATGTGTTATTGTGTGTTTTTAGCTGTTTCTTGTCAACAACGTGTTTTCTTTTGGACATTTATGCTTTTGTTATTTAGAAGAATTCGGTGACATTAGTTTTGGTTGGATGGTTTTATCCCCATTGCGCGTCTAATATTCTTGATTCCTATTCCTTGTTGGCGCACATCATTTGTATTGTTTGATTTGAAGTGTGTTTATTTAAGGAAAGTAGTTGTTCCTTCACATGTTAAGCCTATTCAAGCTCGAGTCTAAATTCCATTCTCACTCTTATTTATATGGATTTCTTTGTGTTTGGTTTAGCTTTTGGAGTATTAAATACAAGTTTAGTTTCTTGAAAGCTTCACTTTTTTGTttgtctatttttttcttttaaacgcAAATGTAATTCTATCCTCCAACCTACGTCTACCTAAAGCTAAAAATTAAGTATTCTATTTTTCAACTCAGCGTTTACCTAAAGTTAAAAATTATTGCGTTCACTTCTTTCgttaaattgaaatttattttttatttaccgattttgttctttatttatatcatgaattttgttgtttttttataaTGTTTTTTCTCTATTGCTCTTTCatgcatattattttttatagagttcttattattctttcttcatatgaatttttttacccttattgttatttttttgtatagaattttgtgtgtgttttatattatgattctattaattttattagAGTACTAAAGAGTActgagaatattaaaaaaaagattattaaaatttatttaaatatttaaaataaaattataaaatcatataaaataattagttaaatttatttcttttcagtaattttttttatctaaaattaattttaaataatataacccaactaatatttaatttactataattcattttgatatagaaattatCAAACATGAACTATATTAATACCAACTTGCTTttgcaaaattaaattttatacaaattttcaTTTACAAATTTAATCTAAACACATGCTACAATTCTAAACTTGCAAACGTAAAGCAAAATCTAGTTGCAAAAACAGTATATCTCCATGTTCTATGTTATGGTTTGCTCTATAAATAGGTCAATTAGTTAAGAAATCATTTTGAACCCTTCTCTTTTGGCCCAAGTTCACTTTATTTGCTTATTGAAATTCACTCTCAAACTTCTTTCTTGTTCTGTCTTTTTTGAAAGAAAGTTCAATGCAAATGTTCAAACTTTAAACCTATCAAACTTTAAAcgtataatattttctttttatttccttttgaAAGGTTGCGCTCATACTGTTATCAATATTCATTTTGATTAACAACTAGCAACAAACTAAAGAGCGTATTAAAAAATTCGCTAAAAGAATTATATTGCACGTTGTTCTAAGACTACATCACACATATCTCCATTCctatttgttattaattattgTGATTGATTATACTGTTTAAATAAAATTCCGATATAAGAATATATGGAATTAGAAGatattgtaaaaagtaaaatagttagtccatgtttgggcgccattattttgttaaaaaaagatcttttttcaatgaaaaaagatcttttttattttttaacgtgtttggcaaatttctagtagtaaaagtaaaagcactagtaaaataaaaaaaagatcttttttgagaagctgtaatttacatctttttttaaaagatcttttttccttaaaaaaaagatgtttttcatgtaataaataaacaaaaaagtacttttatattgttatacccaaacataattgatagataaaaagacctttttacatgagatatccaaacataaaattacttttacttttctataagatcttttaaaaaaagataactcgaaaaaagatcttttcttagaagttcacccaaacaagcccttagTCTATTGCAATTTTGTCTTAAATTATGCATTCAACTCTCATCTACAACTGGAATATCTACCATTAATCACTGTGACTAATTCAATTGTACGTACTTTATCGgcgtttccctttttttttttaattgtcatAAGTATACAATGTACCCACAGTTGCACACTTACAGACACTAGATGAGTTCTTGGTTTCCACTTTTGGTACAACGACCCTTTTGTTTAGTCGGGCACGGATTTGGTACACGGGTAGTGTTAGCGCATCCAAACGCCATTTAGGAGTTTGGCGTACCAGTCAGCCAGGGAGGGCAAAAATGAAATACGACGCTTTTTTTGGGGGCTTTCTGCAATTTCATATAAAATAGGAGGGCATTTTTACGATTTTTAAAAAGCATACAATTAAGTTAATTGTTTAAATTAGCTGCACACTCAGTATTtgattaacaactattattgCCGCTCTCTTCCTCCCCTGCCCTTCCGTTGCAATCGCACTTTCTTTCTCTCGTTTCCCCTCCGTCGCAATTTCACCCTCTTCCTCCCCTTCCCCTCCGTCGCAATCGCATCGTCCCTTCCTATCTCCACCACCGAGAACGACTGAAACCTCCCCAGTCAACTAACTTCTTCTCCCCCCACCAACTCAGTGTTAACGATTCTGTTTAGGCGGATCCAAGCACACAAACAGCCTCACCACCTCTGACGACGACGGTACCTAATCTGCATTGTCAGTTGTCTTCGGCAGTAGATGGCTTCGCCGTCTCCATCAATGGAAAGAAGGTACCCGTTGTATTATCACCCTTCACTTGATTTACAAATACCCCCCTTTTTCTTCGTCATAGGTCTGAAATTGTCTTTGAAGTACATCCCCCAATTTTGTGTGTTTCGCTAAATTACCGCGTTGTTGCTGTTTGGCACAGGATTGCCGGGGATGAAGATACCACTGGGGGCGAAGCAGACCATGGAGTTGGATCGGTTGAGGGCGAAGGCTTTGCAGGGTTGGAGTCGGACGAGTACGATTTACAGGAAGATGAAACAGAAAACGACCATCCGGTTGAGGGCGAACACTCTACAGGGATGGAGTCGGACGAGAACGACTTTCAGGAAGATGATACAGAACACGACCATCATGCAGAGGCCGATGTTAACAATGGGGATGCGGTTGAATTGGAAGACAGTTTGGACGGCGCCGGAGCAATGTCTGAGAATTATGCAGAAGACGAGTTTTACGCCGTTGATTCCGGAGAGTCCATAGGTTGGATTGATTTTTTGAACTTGAGCGCGGAGGATGTTCTCCGGTTTAATTTCGCAGATGTTGACATTGCATTTGAGTTCTACCAGCAATATGCAAAGCA
Coding sequences:
- the LOC112791831 gene encoding methylsterol monooxygenase 2-2 — its product is MASVIESAWQYLITHFSDFQLACLGSFFLHESVFFLSGLPFIWLERAGWLTKYKIQAKINSPSSQGKCIIRLLLYHFGVNLPVMIFSYPVFTYMGMRSSLPLPSWRVVLAQIIFYFILEDFVFYWGHRVLHTKWLYKHVHSVHHEYATPFGLTSEYAHPAEILFLGFATIVGPAVTGPHLITLWLWMVLRVLETVEAHCGYHFPWSPSNFLPLYGGADFHDYHHRLLYTKSGNYSSTFTYMDRIFGTDIGYRKLKASKSAEIEFSSEQKKK